TCCGCCGATAGTTTGGCATGGATGGGTGTCTTGAGTCTTGTGTGTAGGGTCTTGAGCGGTGCGAAATGAATCTAATGTGCTGGGTGATCCGTATCTATTGATGATGAACTTGTTTCTAGCGCAAGCGGAAAATGCGGGCGGGGCCATTGTAGGATTGCTCTGCTTCGGTCTCTTTGGACTCTTCGTGTTTTTCAGCGGGGTTTTCGTGGTCGGGCAGCAGCACGCCTTTATCATCCAGCGATTCGGGAAATTCTCTCGGGTTGCGCGGGCGGGCTTGAACTTCAAGATTCCGTTCTTGGATATGGTGGCTGGCAAGCTATCGCTTCAGATTCGAGAGCTTGATATTCCCGGTCAGTTTAAGACGAGCGATAACACGTTTGTCACGATGATCTTACGAGTGCAGTACTCGGTCATTCCGGAACGAGCTTCTGATGCGTTCTACAAGCTCCAATCGCCAGAACAGCAGATCAGTGCCTTTGTTTTGAACGTCGTAAGAGGCGAGGTCGCAAAGATGCAACTTAGGGATGTTTTTGAACATCAGGATACGATTGGCACTGCCGTTAACGAGCAACTTTCGCTCTCGATGGCGGAGTTCGGATTCTTGATCCGTAACGCGCTAGTAAACGAAGTTCGTCCGGCTGACGAAGTTGTCACCGCAATGAACCGAGTTGTTGCTTCAGAGAATGAGAAGACTGCGGCTAAGAACCAGGGCGAGGCTCAGAAGCTTCGAACTGTTCTTCATGCTGAGGCAGAGGCGGAAGCGAAGAGGTTGCAGGGTGAAGGTATCGCCGCTCAACGCGAAGCGATTGTGAAGGGGCTTTCAGTTTCGGTCGATAGTTTACGCGGGGCGATGCCCAGTGCCGATCCACAGACGTTGATGAACTTGGTTTTGATCAACCAGTATTTTGACGCTATGCGAGATATCGCTCAGGGCGATAAGGCGAAGGTGATCTTTGTTCCGAGTGGGGCAGGTGCTTACCGAGACGTGAGCGATCAGTTGTTCCAGTCGTTTGTCAATGCTGCGGAGACGACGAACGTGCCGATTCCGCCTTCATTGGGCAAGAAGAAGCAGGGCGATGAAGTGGTTGTGCCACCTCCAGCGCCTCACGTCTGAGACGCGAAGTAGAGTCACTTTAGGTTTGACGGCACTAAACCTAAAGTGGCTTCTGAGGCACCCGATTTAGGTTCAGAAATGCCTCGAAAATGCCCTGAGATTTAGACTGGGCAGTAACCAATAACTCTGTATGTAGCCGTGTCCCTGGCATTTGTCATGGGGCGTGGAACTGGAGAGTTATCATGCCGCTATACGCTTATAAAGCCATTGAACCCGCGACGGGAAGAAATGTATCGTCGACCATTGACGGTGAAAGTGAACTGGCAGTCGCGGCCAAACTTCGTGAGCAGTCTCTCCATATCACTGAGATCAAGATTGCAAAGGTTGCATCAAAGAAGACAATTGGCAAAGGGAAGCTAAAGCCGAAGTCGCTCGTTCTCTTCTCACGTCAGTTTGCAACGATGATCGACGCGGGTATCCCGATTCTTCGATGTCTCGAAATTCTTCAGGGACAGTGTAAAGATCCAATTCTCAAAGAAGCCATTGAAGTGATTACCGTGGACGTTAAGGGCGGAATCACACTCAATGAGGCACTGGCGAAGCACCCTCAAGTCTTCAATAAGCTCTACATCAACATGATCAAGGCGGCTGAACTTGGTGGAATCCTTGATGTCATCTTGGACCGATTGGCTGGCTTCCTAGAGTACGAAGCTGAGGTGAAAGGGAAGATTAAGAGCGCCATGACTTACCCTGTGCTCGTTCTGATCGCTTCGCAGGTGATGTTGTTCGCGATGTTCACCTTCGTGCTTCCGAAATTCAAAGAGATCTTTAGTGGCATGAACGTTGAGATGCCGTTCATCACCAGAACCCTCTTTGCGATGGGTGACTTCATGCAAGCCTACTGGCTCTTGATTGTCGCTGCCGGCGGTGTGGGTTTCGTTGTTTTCAAGAAGTGGGCAAAGACGGACGCTGGACGATACCGAGTTGACTATTGGAAGCTGAGGTTGCCTATTGTTGGCGAGTTGACTCTGAAGATGAGCGTTGCACGGTTTGCACGAACCTTTGGAACACTGCTTAACTCGGGTGTTCCGATGATTCGCTCGCTTGAAATTGTTGGTGAGACTCTTGGCAATGAAGTTCTGTGCAAGGCCGTCG
This genomic stretch from Armatimonadota bacterium harbors:
- a CDS encoding SPFH domain-containing protein; protein product: MRNESNVLGDPYLLMMNLFLAQAENAGGAIVGLLCFGLFGLFVFFSGVFVVGQQHAFIIQRFGKFSRVARAGLNFKIPFLDMVAGKLSLQIRELDIPGQFKTSDNTFVTMILRVQYSVIPERASDAFYKLQSPEQQISAFVLNVVRGEVAKMQLRDVFEHQDTIGTAVNEQLSLSMAEFGFLIRNALVNEVRPADEVVTAMNRVVASENEKTAAKNQGEAQKLRTVLHAEAEAEAKRLQGEGIAAQREAIVKGLSVSVDSLRGAMPSADPQTLMNLVLINQYFDAMRDIAQGDKAKVIFVPSGAGAYRDVSDQLFQSFVNAAETTNVPIPPSLGKKKQGDEVVVPPPAPHV
- a CDS encoding type II secretion system F family protein, which encodes MPLYAYKAIEPATGRNVSSTIDGESELAVAAKLREQSLHITEIKIAKVASKKTIGKGKLKPKSLVLFSRQFATMIDAGIPILRCLEILQGQCKDPILKEAIEVITVDVKGGITLNEALAKHPQVFNKLYINMIKAAELGGILDVILDRLAGFLEYEAEVKGKIKSAMTYPVLVLIASQVMLFAMFTFVLPKFKEIFSGMNVEMPFITRTLFAMGDFMQAYWLLIVAAGGVGFVVFKKWAKTDAGRYRVDYWKLRLPIVGELTLKMSVARFARTFGTLLNSGVPMIRSLEIVGETLGNEVLCKAVEGTRSSLREGNKLSVPLTACNLFPTLVTTMIDVGEETGRLPEMLVKVGDFYDMEVESAVKGLTSLIEPLLIMFLGGVVGFIAISIMVPMFGIVNQIK